The proteins below come from a single Mya arenaria isolate MELC-2E11 chromosome 8, ASM2691426v1 genomic window:
- the LOC128243057 gene encoding craniofacial development protein 1-like, whose product MSDEEDFPDSTDDEDYVPSDGEAVSEEEHSGDEENLDALKEDGVTLTSGRRRKTSKKKAALSGVRKRKGGIQLEGETEVAEEEKNTELEQQIKAEQEAKKVEQEKKKSDDLWASFMSDVGKRPEKKTAPAPSGSLASTLTKKQSTPSKSETPPSDPTTSTPASSTVTQATTKSTITVTKVYDFAGEAVKVTKELDVNSKEGQAELKKQQSATLDTSTGVSSTSKPGVASLASTSSLLSGGVKRPGAGGLGGVLAKINKKPKMGTLEKSKLDWEDFKQKEGIEEELAIHNRGKQSYIERMKFLQRSDQRQFEIEKSLRLGSTSKR is encoded by the exons ATGTCTGACGAAGAGGATTTTCCAGATTCCACTGATGATGAAGATTATGTTCCCTCGG ATGGAGAGGCTGTGTCAGAAGAAGAGCATTCAGGGGACGAGGAAAATCTTGATGCCTTGAAGGAGGATGGTGTAACACTCACCTCAGGGAGAAGGAGAAAGACTTCCAAAAAGAAGGCTGCCCTTTCTGGTGTGAG GAAGCGTAAGGGTGGTATACAGCTTGAGGGTGAGACAGAGGTGGCAGAAGAGGAGAAGAATACGGAGTTGGAACAGCAGATCAAAGCAGAACAAGAG GCTAAGAAGGTAGAGCAGGAGAAGAAGAAATCCGACGACCTTTGGGCAAGCTTCATGTCCGATGTTGGCAAGAGGCCCGAGAAAAAAACAGCACCAGCCCCAAGCGGATCACTAGCATCAACATTAACAAAG AAACAATCTACACCTAGCAAATCTGAAACCCCTCCATCCGATCCCACTACATCCACACCAGCTAGTTCTACTGTTACCCAGGCAACGACAAAATCCACCATCACTGTCACCAAGGTCTATGACTTCGCCGGAGAGGCGGTAAA GGTGACAAAGGAGCTTGATGTAAACTCTAAGGAAGGTCAGGCAGAGCTGAAGAAGCAGCAGAGCGCGACCTTGGATACATCCACCGGTGTTTCCTCGACATCCAAGCCAGGAGTTGCTTCCCTTGCATCAACATCTTCACTGCTTTCTGG AGGAGTAAAGCGGCCTGGTGCTGGGGGACTGGGTGGGGTACTGgccaaaataaacaagaaaccAAAAATGGGAACTCTG GAGAAGTCTAAACTGGACTGGGAGGACTTCAAGCAGAAGGAAGGCATTGAGGAAGAGCTAGCCATACACAACAGGGGCAAACAGAG ctATATTGAGAGGATGAAATTCCTACAGAGGTCAGACCAGAGACAATTTGAGATCGAGAAGAGCTTAAGACTTGGATCTACCAGCAAGAGATGA